The Solibacillus sp. FSL W7-1464 genome contains a region encoding:
- the tnpB gene encoding IS66 family insertion sequence element accessory protein TnpB (TnpB, as the term is used for proteins encoded by IS66 family insertion elements, is considered an accessory protein, since TnpC, encoded by a neighboring gene, is a DDE family transposase.), whose amino-acid sequence MKQDFTSVQNIYIICGKTDMRKGIDGLATLIQDSFELDPYSDSIFLFSGWSKDRYKCLYFDGDGFAMLYKRLDNGKLQWPKDENEVRKLSQQELRWLLEGLSLQQPKAIAKSTKGIF is encoded by the coding sequence ATGAAACAGGATTTTACGAGCGTGCAAAACATCTACATCATCTGCGGCAAGACAGACATGCGTAAAGGAATTGATGGTCTCGCAACGCTCATTCAAGATTCTTTCGAATTGGATCCGTATAGTGATTCTATCTTTCTGTTTTCTGGATGGAGCAAGGATCGTTATAAATGTTTGTATTTCGATGGAGATGGCTTCGCCATGCTTTATAAACGATTAGATAATGGGAAATTACAATGGCCAAAAGATGAAAATGAGGTACGCAAACTTTCGCAACAAGAGCTTCGTTGGTTATTAGAAGGATTATCTCTGCAACAGCCAAAGGCGATTGCAAAATCTACAAAAGGTATCTTTTAA